AATTCTCGCAAGAGTTCGTGCGCGTCGTCGCGGGAGAGACTTCCGCGGAAGCATTCGCCGACGGTCTCGCGCCTCGGCTTACTACCGGCGCGTCCGACGCCGAACGCGACCTTATCGCAAACTCGCCGAGAGCTATCCGTATTACGCACAGTTTTTCAGAAGCCGAACGCGCCGCGCTCACCCGCTGCGTGCGAATCATGTCGGAGGGCATGGACGAGTTTCAGGAAGGCCGCTTCACCGACGGTTTACGCGATTTGCCCCACCTCGACGCCTACTGCTACCACGTCGCGGGCGTTGTCGGCGAAATGCTTACGGACCTCTTCTGCGCCTACTCCCCCGAAGTCGCCGCGCGCCGCGACGAGATGCAAAAGCTCGCGGTCTCCTTCGGACAAGGCTTGCAGATGACCAACATTCTTAAAGACATCTGGGACGACCGAAAACGCGGGGTCTGCTGGCTGCCGCAGAGTATATTCAACGAAACCGGTTTCGACCTGACCAAGCTCGAGCATGGACCCAACGATCCCGCGTATCGCGAAGGCATCCAGCGCCTCGT
This sequence is a window from Candidatus Hydrogenedentota bacterium. Protein-coding genes within it:
- a CDS encoding phytoene/squalene synthase family protein, with product MNAIVKPESSIPHALSEDVAYQDAILQDVSRTFALTIPQLPERLRLVVGNAYLLCRIADTIEDATAIPIEEKVQFSQEFVRVVAGETSAEAFADGLAPRLTTGASDAERDLIANSPRAIRITHSFSEAERAALTRCVRIMSEGMDEFQEGRFTDGLRDLPHLDAYCYHVAGVVGEMLTDLFCAYSPEVAARRDEMQKLAVSFGQGLQMTNILKDIWDDRKRGVCWLPQSIFNETGFDLTKLEHGPNDPAYREGIQRLVAVTLHHLENALEYTLLLPKSETGIRRFCLWAIGMAVLTIRKIHRHPGFTAGNQVKITRRTVYATILVSNSACQSNALLRLIFKACAMGLPKIHSKS